From the genome of Deinococcus aerolatus, one region includes:
- the ygfZ gene encoding CAF17-like 4Fe-4S cluster assembly/insertion protein YgfZ — MWTLLPSGGLRVTGADRVDFVQGQMTGDLRGAATPGVVACAFLNVRGQIEQFARAYKRADDVYLHLDAGQAAPLMARLGRYIIFDQVEVQDVSDTLGTVHVWAAGVPGWNADGPDAQSFELGGGTVLAGRVNRSGTPGVDLHYLTHHEAEVLAALEGEEVPLETLDAARIRAGMPDITRDGFLGVLPQEVGLDVGGPLPAISYRKGCYVGQEIMARLEARGQTRYHLARLAGDGWPVGADVTHAGKVVGQAGLNVGGLGLARLRKDLPEDAEVQVAGFPARVQTLAARS, encoded by the coding sequence ATGTGGACTCTTCTTCCTTCTGGCGGCCTGCGCGTGACCGGCGCAGACCGGGTGGATTTCGTGCAGGGGCAGATGACTGGCGATCTGCGCGGCGCGGCGACCCCCGGCGTGGTGGCCTGTGCTTTCCTGAACGTGCGCGGCCAGATCGAGCAGTTTGCGCGGGCCTACAAACGCGCTGACGACGTGTACCTGCACCTCGACGCCGGTCAGGCTGCGCCGCTGATGGCCCGCCTGGGGCGTTACATCATCTTCGATCAGGTGGAGGTGCAGGACGTGTCCGACACCCTCGGCACGGTGCATGTCTGGGCGGCGGGCGTGCCCGGCTGGAACGCGGACGGCCCCGACGCGCAGAGCTTTGAGCTGGGCGGCGGTACCGTGCTGGCGGGCCGCGTGAACCGCAGCGGGACGCCGGGCGTGGACCTGCACTACCTGACCCACCACGAGGCCGAGGTGCTGGCCGCGCTGGAGGGAGAAGAGGTGCCGCTGGAGACGCTGGACGCCGCCCGCATCCGTGCCGGGATGCCCGACATTACCCGCGACGGCTTTCTCGGCGTGCTGCCGCAGGAGGTCGGGCTGGACGTGGGCGGTCCGCTGCCCGCCATCAGCTACCGCAAGGGCTGCTACGTGGGCCAGGAAATCATGGCCCGCCTGGAGGCGCGGGGGCAGACCCGCTACCACCTTGCCCGGCTGGCGGGGGACGGCTGGCCGGTGGGCGCGGACGTAACCCACGCCGGGAAAGTGGTGGGTCAGGCAGGCCTGAACGTGGGTGGCCTGGGGCTGGCCCGCCTGCGCAAGGACCTGCCAGAGGACGCCGAGGTTCAGGTGGCCGGGTTCCCGGCCCGCGTGCAGACCCTGGCCGCCCGCAGCTGA
- a CDS encoding tripartite tricarboxylate transporter permease: MEALTSLLAGFETALTPINLLWALIGVTLGTLVGVLPGIGPALTVALLLPVTAKLPAVSAFIMFAGIYYGGMFGGSTTSILLNTPGESASIITALEGNKMARKGRAAAALATAAIGSFIAGTIGTLLLTFAAPAIAEIAVQITPSAKFALIMLAFVTISATFGGSPLRGLLSLFMGLAIGLVGTDLQSGQARFALGRPELLDGIDFITVVIGLFAIGETLYVASRLRKGKSDVIKLEGGATMSKQDWRRSWGPWLRGTALGFPFGAIPAGGAEIPTFLSYTLEKRLSKHPEEFGHGAIEGVAGPEAANNASAAGVLVPLLTLGLPTSATAAILLAAFQQYGLQPGPLLFLTNGELVWGLIASLYIGNVMLLALNLPLAPVWARLLLIPRPFLYAGILVFSTVGVYSLNNSVFDLGLLALFGVIGYGMRRFDFPVTPAIIGVVLGPTAEAQFRTALQQSNGDFSIFVRQPLTAFLMLCVLAALLVPQVLKYRASRRAA; encoded by the coding sequence ATGGAGGCCCTGACCTCTCTGCTGGCGGGCTTTGAAACCGCGCTGACCCCCATCAACCTGCTGTGGGCGCTGATCGGCGTCACGCTGGGCACGCTGGTGGGCGTGCTGCCCGGCATCGGCCCGGCGCTGACGGTGGCCCTGCTGCTGCCGGTGACGGCCAAACTGCCGGCCGTCAGCGCCTTTATCATGTTCGCGGGCATCTATTACGGTGGGATGTTCGGGGGCAGCACCACCTCTATCCTGCTGAACACCCCGGGCGAGTCGGCCAGCATCATCACCGCGCTGGAGGGCAACAAGATGGCCCGCAAGGGCCGCGCCGCCGCCGCGCTGGCCACCGCCGCCATCGGCTCGTTCATTGCGGGCACCATTGGCACGCTGCTGCTGACCTTCGCCGCACCTGCCATTGCCGAGATTGCCGTGCAGATCACGCCCAGCGCCAAGTTTGCGCTGATTATGCTGGCGTTCGTGACCATCAGCGCCACCTTCGGCGGTAGCCCACTGCGCGGCCTGCTGAGCCTGTTCATGGGACTGGCGATCGGGCTGGTGGGCACCGACCTGCAAAGCGGTCAGGCCCGCTTCGCGCTGGGCCGCCCGGAACTGCTGGACGGCATCGACTTCATCACCGTGGTGATCGGCCTGTTCGCCATCGGCGAGACGCTATATGTCGCCAGCCGCCTGCGCAAGGGCAAGAGCGACGTGATCAAGCTGGAAGGCGGCGCCACGATGTCAAAGCAGGACTGGCGCCGTAGCTGGGGGCCGTGGCTGCGCGGCACAGCCCTGGGCTTTCCCTTCGGGGCGATTCCGGCGGGCGGCGCGGAAATCCCGACCTTCCTGAGTTACACGCTGGAAAAACGGCTGTCCAAGCACCCGGAAGAATTCGGCCACGGGGCCATCGAGGGTGTCGCCGGCCCGGAGGCCGCCAACAACGCCAGCGCGGCGGGCGTGCTGGTGCCGCTGCTCACGCTGGGCCTGCCCACCAGCGCCACCGCCGCCATTCTGCTGGCCGCCTTCCAGCAGTACGGGCTGCAGCCGGGACCGCTGCTGTTTCTGACCAACGGTGAACTGGTGTGGGGCCTGATCGCCAGCCTGTACATCGGCAACGTGATGCTGCTGGCGCTGAACCTGCCGCTGGCGCCGGTGTGGGCCCGGCTGCTGCTGATTCCGCGCCCCTTTCTGTACGCTGGGATTCTGGTGTTCAGCACGGTGGGTGTGTACTCGCTGAACAACAGCGTCTTTGATCTGGGCCTGCTGGCGCTGTTCGGCGTAATCGGCTACGGCATGCGCCGCTTCGATTTCCCGGTCACGCCCGCGATCATCGGCGTGGTGCTGGGGCCAACAGCGGAAGCGCAGTTCCGCACGGCGCTGCAGCAGAGCAACGGGGACTTCTCGATCTTCGTGCGCCAGCCGCTGACCGCCTTCCTGATGCTGTGCGTGCTGGCCGCGCTGCTGGTGCCGCAGGTGCTGAAATACCGGGCGTCGCGTCGGGCAGCGTAA
- a CDS encoding ATP-binding protein: protein MTPASRPHSSLPRGGLQGRLVRWHLAVLCGMTALLVGVQSWQLYGEARARLGERALTASRLVARLPEVVVGAASGQPNPALNARVNSLRGAAEADFIVVGDRAGLRLAHPVPARLGLPMEGGDNAEPFAGHEIVSVARGSLGVSVRGKVPVWQAGEVVGVVSTGYLMPQVWSLVGEALSGLAPWFVLALALGSGGAVWAARRLRAEILNLEPEEIAALARQQRAVLAALREGVIAVDAAGRVTLVSDRAAEVLGQRPTPYPLEQGWPELARLTRGGVAARQQNLELTLRGEPLLVNLEPLEGGGFVSGFRDRAQALALAEELTHARGFVDVLRAQTHEYQNRLHVISGLLQLDRPEEALRVLNAEIRSDAQFRQLLRDVQVPRLVALLAGKRERAQELGIEFAVAEGSVLSPVWERHADTLVTAVGNLTENAFEALAGQPGRVTVSIGEDPEGVQIEVEDSGPGVPDGLGEQVFVRGVSSKGEGRGHGLAGVLARVGALGGHLRHHRRGGQTVFEVSLPAPLPALSTPSAPAEQVGG, encoded by the coding sequence ATGACCCCTGCCTCCCGCCCCCATTCCAGCCTGCCCAGAGGAGGGCTGCAAGGCCGTCTGGTGCGCTGGCATCTGGCGGTGCTGTGCGGCATGACGGCGTTGCTGGTGGGCGTGCAGTCGTGGCAGCTGTACGGCGAGGCCCGCGCGCGGCTGGGCGAGCGGGCGCTGACGGCCAGCCGTCTGGTGGCCCGGCTGCCGGAGGTGGTGGTGGGCGCGGCGTCCGGCCAGCCCAACCCGGCACTGAACGCCCGTGTCAACTCGCTGCGCGGCGCGGCAGAGGCCGACTTTATCGTGGTGGGGGACCGTGCGGGCCTCCGGCTGGCGCACCCGGTGCCGGCGCGGCTGGGCCTGCCGATGGAGGGGGGCGATAACGCTGAACCCTTCGCGGGCCACGAGATCGTGAGCGTGGCGCGCGGCAGCCTGGGCGTCAGCGTGCGCGGCAAGGTCCCGGTGTGGCAGGCCGGAGAGGTGGTGGGCGTGGTCAGCACCGGTTACCTGATGCCGCAGGTGTGGTCCCTGGTGGGCGAGGCGCTGAGTGGTCTGGCGCCGTGGTTCGTGCTGGCGCTGGCGCTGGGCAGTGGGGGCGCGGTGTGGGCGGCCCGCCGGCTGCGCGCCGAGATCCTGAACCTGGAGCCGGAGGAAATCGCCGCGCTGGCCCGGCAGCAACGCGCCGTGCTGGCCGCGCTGCGCGAGGGCGTGATCGCGGTGGACGCGGCGGGAAGGGTCACGCTGGTCAGTGACCGTGCCGCCGAGGTGCTGGGCCAGCGCCCCACCCCGTACCCGCTGGAGCAGGGCTGGCCTGAACTAGCCCGCCTGACGCGCGGCGGCGTGGCGGCCCGGCAGCAGAACCTGGAACTGACCCTGCGCGGCGAGCCGCTGCTGGTCAACTTGGAGCCGCTGGAGGGCGGCGGTTTCGTCTCGGGTTTCCGGGACCGCGCACAGGCGCTGGCGCTGGCTGAGGAGCTGACCCACGCCCGCGGCTTCGTGGACGTGCTGCGCGCCCAGACGCATGAGTACCAGAACCGCCTGCACGTTATTTCCGGCCTGCTGCAACTGGACCGCCCGGAGGAAGCCCTGCGCGTGCTGAACGCCGAGATCCGCTCGGACGCCCAGTTCCGGCAACTGCTGCGCGACGTCCAGGTGCCGCGTCTGGTGGCGCTACTGGCCGGCAAGCGCGAGCGGGCGCAGGAGCTGGGCATCGAGTTCGCGGTGGCCGAGGGCAGCGTCCTCTCGCCTGTTTGGGAACGGCACGCCGACACGCTGGTCACGGCGGTGGGCAACCTGACCGAGAACGCCTTCGAGGCGCTGGCCGGCCAGCCGGGCCGCGTGACCGTGTCCATCGGCGAGGACCCCGAGGGCGTGCAGATCGAAGTGGAGGACAGCGGTCCTGGCGTGCCGGACGGCCTGGGCGAGCAGGTTTTCGTGCGTGGCGTGAGCAGCAAGGGCGAGGGGCGGGGGCACGGGCTGGCCGGGGTGCTGGCCCGCGTGGGGGCGCTGGGCGGGCACCTGCGGCACCACCGGCGCGGCGGGCAGACCGTGTTCGAGGTCAGCCTGCCCGCACCGCTGCCTGCGCTTTCCACTCCTTCCGCGCCGGCTGAACAGGTGGGTGGATGA
- a CDS encoding flavin monoamine oxidase family protein, with protein MNPDIIVVGAGLAGLTAARRLTQAGRQVRVLEARGRVGGRTHTLRLPQTGLSVDVGGQWVGPNQPHVMALIHELGLEVYPTHDEGQNLALIGGKVLHYRGLIPPLPPLVLADYALLSHRFEALARTIPLDAPWTAPNAAELDAQTFETWIQKNARRPQTRALMRLYAGGVFSASPAEMSLLHALTYTAHGGGINGHTLTRGHALQDRVLGGAGSISQRLADSLEDVRLNSAVLRAEQDDAGVTLHTSAGTHRAAHVVFAVPPTLLSGLPFEPPLPARRAQLQQRLPMGAVIKFMAVYERPFWREAGLSGMAISDSGPVAVTLDNSPPQGHPGVLLGFIEGDEARELMDADEDERRTAALNSLGRLFGDEALWPIETVQRDWTTEPFSGGCYGALFGPGVWTGYGEALRAPVGRIHWAGAETARVWMNYMSGAIESGERVAAELLAARG; from the coding sequence ATGAACCCAGACATCATCGTGGTGGGTGCGGGCCTGGCGGGATTGACGGCGGCCCGGCGGCTCACGCAGGCGGGCCGGCAGGTGCGGGTGCTGGAGGCCCGGGGGCGCGTCGGCGGGCGCACCCACACGCTGCGGCTACCGCAAACCGGCTTGAGCGTGGACGTGGGTGGGCAGTGGGTCGGCCCCAACCAGCCGCACGTGATGGCCCTGATCCACGAGCTGGGGCTGGAGGTGTACCCCACCCACGACGAGGGCCAGAATCTGGCGCTGATCGGCGGCAAGGTGCTGCATTACCGGGGCCTGATTCCGCCGCTGCCCCCGCTGGTGCTGGCTGATTACGCTCTGCTGTCGCACAGGTTCGAGGCGCTGGCCCGCACCATTCCGCTGGACGCGCCCTGGACCGCCCCGAACGCCGCCGAACTGGACGCGCAGACCTTCGAGACCTGGATTCAAAAGAATGCCCGCCGCCCGCAGACCCGCGCCCTGATGCGCCTGTACGCCGGTGGGGTGTTCAGCGCCTCACCCGCCGAGATGAGCCTGTTGCACGCCCTGACCTACACCGCGCACGGCGGCGGCATCAACGGCCACACCCTGACGCGCGGCCACGCCCTGCAGGACCGGGTGCTGGGCGGCGCGGGCAGCATCTCGCAGCGGCTGGCCGACAGTCTGGAAGACGTGCGGCTCAACAGCGCTGTCCTGCGGGCAGAGCAGGATGATGCGGGCGTCACGCTGCATACCTCCGCCGGGACACACCGCGCCGCGCACGTCGTCTTTGCCGTGCCGCCCACCCTGCTCTCTGGCCTGCCTTTCGAGCCGCCGCTGCCGGCCCGCCGCGCACAATTGCAGCAGCGGCTGCCGATGGGCGCGGTCATCAAGTTCATGGCGGTCTACGAACGTCCCTTCTGGCGCGAGGCGGGCCTGAGCGGCATGGCGATCAGCGACAGCGGCCCCGTGGCGGTCACCCTGGACAATAGCCCCCCACAGGGCCACCCCGGCGTGTTGCTGGGCTTTATCGAGGGCGACGAGGCCCGTGAACTGATGGACGCCGACGAGGACGAACGCCGCACCGCCGCCCTGAACAGCCTGGGCCGCCTGTTCGGGGATGAGGCGCTGTGGCCCATCGAGACCGTGCAGCGTGACTGGACCACCGAACCGTTCAGCGGCGGCTGTTACGGAGCGCTGTTTGGTCCCGGCGTGTGGACCGGCTACGGCGAGGCCCTGCGTGCCCCGGTGGGCCGCATCCACTGGGCCGGCGCGGAAACGGCCCGCGTGTGGATGAATTACATGAGCGGCGCCATCGAGAGTGGCGAGCGCGTGGCGGCAGAACTGCTTGCGGCGCGGGGCTAG
- a CDS encoding transglycosylase domain-containing protein: MRFLVGLSRFVAIALLLAALGVLALWWMWGRDLPSVTDLDVLEVSGQTRVYDRQDTLIGTLTPSLSSSGGTNRNLLKLGQISPWLQKAVVTSEDRRFYEHHGVDYIGIARGLIKGLLQNDLEGGSSITQQVVKNTLLSDLQAARTAERKFKEAVLAYQLDRNYDKERILNAYLNIIYWGDGGRDDILGAGTAARAYFGKPASDLNLAESVYLATIIPAPNRRYKQFAAFRPLMKDLLSRMVEDGRVTQAEADAAWKTAIYPAGWRIGWNADGTLRSAVLENPGRLQDNMNVAEAVQGTGRYAYQYYLQAVEKELLPIIGRKALYGGGKIVTGMSLSAQQSAERASLNASLPDGATLGIALVSPQNGEVLALVGQKLTGGRPGDWDNATQAKRQVGSSIKPLLYTLALQAGWKQSDTVLDSPLLNTSYQPQNYDGRWTGRYVTMRYALDHSLNLPTVRIAQELGVQNFEAKLRELGLTPPPEAGLSLSIGTLEASPLQMAAAYATLANGGLYYKPSLVRSVQDARGVSLYTRPAPTPKRVWDAQTAWLGLDMIRGVVNDLTVAQGGLATRAQIEGRQVGGKTGTTNEIKDLWFAGVTPTVAGAVWVGRQEGGALPYWAYSGEIPTPIWQQTVAGALAGQPVQTFKEPDGITYRVVRQVEMAFRTAQADQEPTARDGTGNSGSSFFRRDRPAAPETVPPAVQTELSPEPPVPEAEPEPVPDLEVAPAVEEIPAGPITDGEEVAPPEVLPGGDVYDSVPAEPEPLPEVVPDGPYTAPGEEIPPLN, from the coding sequence ATGAGGTTTCTGGTTGGTCTGAGCCGCTTTGTGGCGATTGCGCTGTTGTTGGCGGCGCTGGGTGTCCTGGCCCTGTGGTGGATGTGGGGCCGTGACCTGCCCAGCGTGACCGATCTGGACGTGCTGGAGGTCAGTGGGCAGACCCGCGTGTATGACCGCCAGGACACCCTGATCGGCACCCTGACGCCCAGCCTGAGCAGTTCGGGCGGCACCAACCGCAACCTGCTGAAGCTGGGGCAGATCAGCCCGTGGCTGCAAAAGGCGGTGGTGACCAGCGAGGATCGCCGCTTCTACGAGCACCACGGCGTGGATTACATCGGCATTGCGCGGGGGCTGATCAAGGGGCTGCTGCAAAACGATCTGGAGGGCGGATCGAGCATCACCCAGCAGGTGGTCAAGAACACGCTGCTCTCGGACCTCCAGGCGGCGCGCACCGCAGAGCGCAAGTTCAAGGAGGCGGTGCTGGCCTATCAGTTGGACCGCAACTACGACAAGGAGCGTATCCTCAACGCCTACCTCAATATCATCTACTGGGGCGACGGGGGCCGCGACGACATTCTGGGCGCGGGGACGGCAGCGCGGGCGTACTTCGGCAAGCCTGCCTCTGACCTGAACCTGGCCGAGAGCGTGTATCTGGCGACGATCATTCCCGCCCCCAACCGCCGCTACAAGCAGTTCGCCGCCTTCCGCCCGCTGATGAAGGACCTGCTCTCGCGCATGGTGGAAGACGGGCGCGTCACGCAGGCCGAGGCCGACGCCGCGTGGAAGACCGCGATCTACCCGGCTGGCTGGCGCATCGGCTGGAACGCCGACGGCACGCTGCGCAGCGCCGTGCTGGAAAATCCGGGCCGGCTGCAGGACAACATGAACGTGGCGGAAGCCGTGCAGGGCACCGGGCGCTACGCCTACCAGTACTATCTTCAGGCCGTCGAAAAGGAGTTGCTGCCCATCATCGGGCGTAAGGCGCTGTACGGCGGCGGCAAGATCGTGACCGGCATGAGCCTGAGCGCGCAGCAGTCCGCCGAACGGGCCAGCCTGAACGCCTCACTACCCGACGGTGCCACCCTGGGCATCGCGCTGGTCAGCCCGCAGAACGGCGAGGTGCTGGCGCTGGTGGGTCAGAAGCTGACCGGCGGGCGGCCCGGCGACTGGGACAACGCCACCCAGGCCAAGCGGCAGGTGGGCAGCTCGATCAAGCCTCTGCTGTACACGCTGGCGCTGCAGGCCGGCTGGAAGCAGAGCGACACGGTGCTGGACTCGCCGCTGCTGAACACCTCGTACCAGCCGCAGAACTACGACGGGCGCTGGACCGGGCGCTACGTGACCATGCGCTACGCGCTGGACCACAGCCTGAACCTGCCCACCGTGCGGATCGCGCAGGAACTGGGGGTGCAGAACTTCGAGGCCAAGCTGCGGGAACTGGGCCTGACCCCGCCGCCCGAGGCCGGGCTGTCGCTGAGCATCGGCACCCTGGAGGCCAGCCCACTTCAGATGGCCGCCGCCTACGCCACGCTCGCCAACGGCGGGCTGTACTACAAACCCAGCTTGGTCCGCAGCGTGCAGGACGCGCGCGGCGTGTCGCTGTACACCCGGCCTGCCCCCACTCCAAAGCGGGTCTGGGACGCGCAGACCGCGTGGCTGGGCCTGGACATGATCCGGGGCGTGGTCAATGACCTGACGGTGGCCCAGGGTGGCCTGGCCACCCGCGCCCAGATCGAGGGCCGTCAGGTGGGCGGCAAGACCGGCACCACCAACGAGATTAAAGACCTGTGGTTTGCGGGCGTCACGCCCACCGTGGCCGGGGCGGTGTGGGTGGGCCGGCAGGAGGGCGGCGCCCTGCCGTACTGGGCCTACAGCGGCGAGATTCCCACGCCGATCTGGCAGCAGACCGTCGCCGGGGCGCTCGCGGGCCAGCCGGTCCAGACCTTCAAGGAACCGGACGGCATCACCTACCGGGTGGTCCGCCAGGTGGAGATGGCCTTCCGCACCGCCCAGGCCGATCAGGAACCCACCGCCCGTGACGGCACCGGCAACAGTGGCAGCAGCTTCTTTCGCCGTGACCGCCCGGCCGCGCCGGAGACGGTCCCGCCTGCCGTGCAGACCGAACTGTCGCCCGAGCCGCCTGTTCCCGAAGCGGAGCCGGAGCCCGTGCCGGACCTTGAAGTGGCCCCCGCCGTGGAGGAGATCCCCGCCGGTCCCATCACGGACGGGGAAGAGGTGGCCCCGCCCGAAGTGCTTCCCGGCGGGGACGTCTACGATTCGGTCCCCGCCGAGCCGGAGCCGCTGCCGGAGGTTGTGCCTGATGGGCCGTACACCGCGCCGGGAGAGGAGATTCCGCCGCTGAACTGA
- the ttcA gene encoding tRNA 2-thiocytidine(32) synthetase TtcA, which translates to MSHLPSTAPPTNLFRPIVRGAARAIADFSMIEDGDRVMVCLSGGKDSYTLLDVLLHFQKRAPIGFGLVAVNLDQGQPGFPKHVLPDYLTALGVEFSILERDTYSTVTAKTAPGQTTCTLCSRLRRGHLYAHARRLGATKVALGHHREDLLETLFMNMFFGARLKAMAPRLTSDDGSNVVIRPLAYVPEAEIQRYADVRAFPIIPCTLCGSQPNLQRVVVGEMLATWEREHPGRLNNILRSLGRVTPSHLLDRTLYDFAGAEAARDTAFDGEEFAAREFLVGLEELQTLG; encoded by the coding sequence ATGAGCCACCTGCCCTCCACCGCCCCGCCCACCAACCTGTTCAGGCCCATCGTCCGGGGGGCGGCGCGGGCCATCGCCGACTTCTCCATGATCGAGGATGGCGACCGCGTGATGGTCTGCCTCAGCGGCGGCAAGGACAGCTACACACTGCTCGACGTGCTGCTGCATTTTCAGAAACGTGCGCCCATCGGGTTCGGGCTGGTCGCAGTCAATCTGGACCAGGGGCAGCCGGGCTTCCCGAAACACGTCCTGCCCGATTACCTGACGGCGCTGGGCGTGGAATTCAGTATTCTGGAGCGCGACACCTACAGCACCGTGACCGCCAAAACCGCGCCCGGACAGACCACCTGCACGCTGTGCAGCCGCCTGCGCCGGGGCCACCTGTACGCGCACGCCCGCCGTCTGGGAGCCACAAAGGTTGCGCTGGGCCACCACCGCGAGGACCTGCTGGAAACGCTGTTCATGAACATGTTCTTCGGCGCCCGCCTGAAGGCCATGGCCCCCCGCCTGACCAGCGACGACGGCAGCAACGTCGTGATCCGCCCACTGGCCTACGTGCCCGAGGCAGAGATTCAGCGCTACGCCGACGTCCGCGCCTTTCCGATCATCCCGTGTACCCTATGCGGCTCGCAGCCCAACCTTCAGCGCGTGGTGGTGGGCGAGATGCTGGCCACGTGGGAGCGCGAGCATCCAGGCCGCCTGAACAACATATTGCGGTCGCTGGGCCGCGTGACCCCCAGCCACCTGCTGGACCGCACGCTGTACGACTTTGCCGGGGCAGAGGCAGCGAGGGATACGGCTTTCGACGGAGAGGAATTCGCTGCGCGGGAATTTCTGGTGGGGCTGGAAGAACTGCAGACCCTGGGCTGA
- a CDS encoding Bug family tripartite tricarboxylate transporter substrate binding protein: MKHQNIVLALSALLLAAPATLAQGVNNLRIMAPASPGGGWDQTSRAIQTVLQEQGIVKPVQVFNVPGAGGTIGLAQLYNAKGDGSLLMTMGLVMVGAIQTNSSKVDLSRVTPIARLTGEYEVIVVPAASPHKNMADLVAAWKADPGKVAFAGGSAGGTDHMLVGLVAKAAGIDPKKVNYVPFSGGGETLAALLGNQVAAGVAGYGEFEAQIKAGKLRAIGISSAKPQAGIPVPTLKSQGLNVELANWRGIVAAPGISAGEKAALVAAMDKMHASKQWKDTLATRNWTDLYLSGSRFDVYLKLEAARTKEVLQSIGLVK; encoded by the coding sequence ATGAAGCACCAGAATATTGTCCTTGCCCTGTCCGCTCTGCTGCTCGCCGCGCCCGCCACCCTGGCCCAGGGCGTCAACAACCTGCGCATCATGGCCCCGGCCAGCCCCGGCGGCGGCTGGGACCAGACCAGCCGCGCCATTCAGACCGTGTTGCAGGAACAGGGCATCGTCAAGCCGGTGCAGGTGTTCAACGTGCCCGGCGCGGGCGGTACCATCGGTCTGGCGCAGCTGTACAACGCCAAGGGCGACGGCAGCCTGCTGATGACCATGGGCCTGGTGATGGTGGGCGCCATCCAGACCAACAGCTCCAAGGTGGACCTGAGCCGCGTGACCCCGATCGCCCGCCTGACCGGCGAGTACGAGGTCATCGTGGTGCCTGCCGCCAGCCCCCACAAGAACATGGCCGATCTGGTGGCCGCGTGGAAGGCCGATCCCGGCAAGGTGGCGTTTGCGGGCGGCAGCGCCGGCGGCACCGACCACATGCTGGTGGGGCTGGTGGCCAAGGCCGCCGGGATTGACCCCAAGAAGGTCAACTACGTGCCGTTCAGCGGCGGCGGCGAGACGCTGGCGGCCCTGCTGGGCAACCAGGTGGCGGCGGGCGTGGCCGGTTACGGTGAGTTCGAGGCCCAGATCAAGGCTGGCAAGCTGCGCGCCATCGGCATCAGCTCGGCCAAGCCTCAGGCGGGGATTCCCGTACCCACCCTCAAGTCGCAGGGCCTGAACGTGGAACTGGCCAACTGGCGCGGCATCGTGGCCGCCCCCGGCATCAGCGCGGGCGAGAAGGCCGCGCTGGTCGCCGCCATGGACAAGATGCACGCCAGCAAGCAGTGGAAAGACACCCTGGCCACCCGCAACTGGACCGATCTGTACCTGAGCGGCAGCAGGTTCGACGTGTACCTCAAGCTGGAAGCAGCCCGCACCAAGGAAGTGCTGCAGAGCATCGGCCTGGTGAAGTGA
- a CDS encoding tripartite tricarboxylate transporter TctB family protein, whose amino-acid sequence MTQPPPTPSTRPPISVPDLLVALALTALGAALFLGSREIPFGINAVVGPRVFPLIVSVGLTVLGLLLTVSVLRGDRAEPAAEEDTDLTVPVNLASPGIILGGFVLGAAVLTTAGFVIGTAIMYFSVAWAFGERRVGLMAGVALAVALVTYVAFTRGLGLNLPPGVLKGVL is encoded by the coding sequence ATGACCCAGCCCCCGCCCACCCCTTCCACCCGCCCACCCATCAGCGTTCCGGACCTGCTGGTGGCCTTAGCCCTGACCGCACTGGGGGCCGCGCTGTTTCTCGGCAGCCGTGAGATTCCCTTTGGCATCAATGCGGTGGTGGGGCCACGCGTCTTTCCGTTGATCGTCAGCGTGGGCCTGACCGTGCTGGGGCTGCTGCTGACCGTGAGCGTGCTGCGCGGTGACCGCGCCGAACCTGCCGCCGAGGAGGACACGGACCTGACGGTGCCGGTCAATCTGGCGTCTCCCGGCATCATCCTGGGCGGCTTCGTGCTGGGCGCGGCGGTGCTGACCACCGCAGGGTTCGTGATCGGCACCGCCATCATGTACTTCAGCGTGGCATGGGCCTTCGGTGAGCGCCGCGTCGGCCTGATGGCCGGGGTGGCGCTGGCCGTGGCCCTGGTCACCTACGTGGCCTTCACGCGCGGCCTGGGCCTGAACCTGCCGCCCGGCGTCCTGAAAGGCGTCCTGTAA
- a CDS encoding response regulator, translating to MTPAPPVRVLLVEDDQRVARVNRDLLERDPGVHVVGSAASCAQGDALARALQPDLILLDVHLPDGSGLGLLHHWRAAGLLTDVALITAADDEASVRLALAHGAFDYLIKPFTGARLAELVARHRARRPAHEGGPRLDQAELDRVLGVIPSAVGGLPRGIDPHTLERVAAALRAAAGSVSAEDLGERVGLSRVTAWRYLEHLVRTGEASLDHHYGQSGRPAKLYLSTDTSDAR from the coding sequence ATGACGCCCGCTCCCCCCGTGCGCGTGCTGCTCGTCGAGGACGATCAACGCGTGGCCCGCGTCAACCGTGACCTGCTGGAGCGGGACCCCGGCGTGCATGTGGTGGGCAGCGCTGCCAGCTGCGCCCAGGGCGACGCGCTGGCCCGCGCCCTGCAACCGGATCTGATCCTGCTGGACGTGCATCTGCCCGACGGCAGCGGTCTGGGCCTGCTGCACCACTGGCGTGCGGCGGGCCTCCTGACCGACGTGGCCCTGATCACCGCCGCCGATGACGAGGCCAGCGTGCGGCTGGCGCTGGCGCACGGGGCCTTCGACTACCTGATTAAGCCGTTCACCGGTGCGCGGCTGGCTGAACTGGTGGCCCGTCACCGCGCCCGCCGTCCCGCGCATGAGGGCGGGCCGCGGCTGGACCAGGCCGAGCTGGACCGGGTGCTGGGTGTGATCCCCAGCGCCGTGGGGGGCCTGCCGCGCGGCATTGACCCGCATACCCTGGAGCGGGTGGCCGCCGCCCTGCGCGCTGCGGCAGGTAGCGTCAGCGCTGAGGACCTGGGCGAGCGGGTGGGCCTGAGCCGCGTGACCGCGTGGCGCTATCTGGAACATCTGGTCCGCACCGGGGAGGCCAGCCTGGACCACCACTACGGGCAGTCGGGGCGGCCCGCCAAGCTTTACCTCTCCACCGACACGTCTGACGCGAGGTAA